The Penaeus monodon isolate SGIC_2016 chromosome 5, NSTDA_Pmon_1, whole genome shotgun sequence genome window below encodes:
- the LOC119573419 gene encoding neurotrophin 1-like encodes MSRNTSLLCQNVLSVDRPNNLDEEAYLCPLETAYVRPLRAQNTEGKWRVVVNNIDAHYQTLTQTTRIEECLTSGDACPLVPDCYVSKCLQKSIYHRFLIYDPYDQYFPFAIETLKLPASCACLFGAYTIGH; translated from the coding sequence ATGAGCAGGAACACGAGCCTGCTGTGCCAGAATGTTCTGTCTGTGGACCGACCAAACAACCTAGATGAGGAAGCTTATTTGTGTCCATTAGAGACCGCTTACGTCAGGCCCCTTCGTGCCCAGAACACTGAGGGAAAATGGCGTGTCGTTGTAAACAATATCGATGCCCATTATCAGACTCTCACTCAGACTACACGCATCGAAGAGTGTCTCACTTCCGGCGATGCATGTCCTCTGGTGCCTGACTGCTACGTGTCCAAGTGTCTGCAGAAGTCCATCTACCACCGTTTCCTTATCTACGACCCCTACGATCAGTACTTTCCCTTCGCCATCGAGACACTCAAGCTTCCCGCCAGTTGTGCTTGTCTCTTTGGTGCCTACACCATCGGTCATTAA
- the LOC119572925 gene encoding protein spaetzle 3-like, with product MALTLSVVLLCAGVVLGSVHPPAYGHHPQPAYGHHVPAYGHHAPAYAHQHAYGHGYCDPTVAPACADNSTLSYCLEDTEYPEYEIKAAITADHLFAKKYADVADQSADDLVDMLTKDQEEAFDYSYYTGASTGDSPYDATHWAGPEGYICPSEVVYAMPKRAQNVDGKWRVIVNDVHYYSQTARLETCLFPESACRALAPCYQSHCTQKSVYHRLLSYDPCDPYKGLFIDIYKMPSACSCHLPA from the exons ATGGCTCTTACGTTG TCGGTTGTTCTTTTATGCGCCGGAGTCGTTCTGGGCTCTGTCCATCCCCCAGCATATGGCCATCACCCACAGCCCGCTTATGGTCATCATGTGCCTGCTTACGGTCATCATGCACCTGCCTACGCTCACCAGCATGCCTACGGCCACGGTTACTGCGACCCAACGGTTGCCCCAGCCTGCGCTGACAACTCCACTCTCTCCTACTGCTTGGAAGACACTGAGTATCCTGAATACGAGATTAAGGCTGCCATCACTGCCGATCACCTGTTCGCCAAGAAGTACGCTGATGTAGCCGACCAGTCTGCTGACGACCTGGTAGATATGCTTACCAAGGATCAGGAGGAGGCCTTCGACTATTCTTACTACACTGGGGCTTCCACTGGGGACTCTCCCTACGATGCCACTCACTGGGCTGGTCCTGAGGGTTACATCTGTCCCTCCGAAGTGGTATATGCCATGCCCAAACGTGCCCAGAATGTGGACGGCAAGTGGCGCGTCATTGTCAACGATGTTCACTATTACAGCCAGACTGCCCGCCTCGAGACTTGTCTGTTCCCAGAGTCTGCTTGCCGCGCTCTTGCTCCTTGCTACCAGAGTCATTGCACCCAGAAGTCAGTGTACCACCGACTCCTTTCCTATGACCCATGTGACCCTTACAAGGGCCTCTTCATTGACATCTACAAGATGCCATCTGCCTGCTCCTGCCACCTTCCCGCTTAA
- the LOC119572919 gene encoding neurotrophin 1-like isoform X1 gives MDTIFINMQKSLPYFMFQVSLTLAVAVLADQTSHVSISLGGAPAVSHHSSSHHARTSYHHQPTYHTQPSYHPQPSYHPAPAYHPQPSYEHGHEPAVPECAANTTKSWCLQDDHYPTYEIKHAAEYHYEKLLSLYADVAELNTELSVDRPNTLDEETYLCPSETAYVRPLRAQNTEGKWRVVVNNIDAHYQTLTQTTRIEECLTSGDACPLVPDCYESKCLQKSIYHRFLIYDPYDQYFPFAIETFKLPASCACLLDAYTIDH, from the coding sequence ATGGATACAATTTTCATCAATATGCAAAAAAGTTTACCATATTTTATGTTTCAGGTTTCTTTGACTTTGGCGGTCGCAGTTCTGGCCGACCAGACCTCACACGTCAGCATCAGTCTTGGTGGTGCTCCTGCTGTCAGTCATCACAGTTCCTCTCATCACGCACGCACTTCATACCACCATCAacctacataccacacacaaccctcCTATCATCCACAACCTTCCTACCACCCTGCTCCCGCTTATCACCCACAGCCTTCCTATGAGCATGGACACGAGCCTGCTGTGCCAGAATGTGCTGCCAACACAACCAAATCATGGTGCCTCCAAGACGACCATTATCCCACCTACGAGATCAAACATGCAGCCGAGTATCACTATGAGAAGCTTCTCTCCCTCTATGCTGACGTAGCCGAACTCAACACCGAACTGTCTGTGGACCGGCCAAACACACTGGATGAGGAAACTTACTTGTGCCCATCAGAGACCGCTTACGTCAGGCCCCTTCGTGCCCAGAACACCGAGGGAAAATGGCGTGTCGTTGTAAACAATATCGATGCCCATTATCAGACTCTCACTCAGACTACACGCATCGAAGAATGTCTCACTTCCGGCGATGCATGTCCTCTAGTGCCTGACTGCTACGAGTCCAAGTGTCTGCAAAAATCCATCTACCACCGTTTCCTTATCTACGACCCCTATGATCAGTATTTCCCCTTTGCCATCGAAACATTCAAGCTTCCTGCCAGTTGTGCTTGTCTCTTGGATGCCTACACCATCGATCATTAA
- the LOC119572919 gene encoding neurotrophin 1-like isoform X2 yields the protein MALRYLVSLTLAVAVLADQTSHVSISLGGAPAVSHHSSSHHARTSYHHQPTYHTQPSYHPQPSYHPAPAYHPQPSYEHGHEPAVPECAANTTKSWCLQDDHYPTYEIKHAAEYHYEKLLSLYADVAELNTELSVDRPNTLDEETYLCPSETAYVRPLRAQNTEGKWRVVVNNIDAHYQTLTQTTRIEECLTSGDACPLVPDCYESKCLQKSIYHRFLIYDPYDQYFPFAIETFKLPASCACLLDAYTIDH from the exons ATGGCTTTACGATACTTG GTTTCTTTGACTTTGGCGGTCGCAGTTCTGGCCGACCAGACCTCACACGTCAGCATCAGTCTTGGTGGTGCTCCTGCTGTCAGTCATCACAGTTCCTCTCATCACGCACGCACTTCATACCACCATCAacctacataccacacacaaccctcCTATCATCCACAACCTTCCTACCACCCTGCTCCCGCTTATCACCCACAGCCTTCCTATGAGCATGGACACGAGCCTGCTGTGCCAGAATGTGCTGCCAACACAACCAAATCATGGTGCCTCCAAGACGACCATTATCCCACCTACGAGATCAAACATGCAGCCGAGTATCACTATGAGAAGCTTCTCTCCCTCTATGCTGACGTAGCCGAACTCAACACCGAACTGTCTGTGGACCGGCCAAACACACTGGATGAGGAAACTTACTTGTGCCCATCAGAGACCGCTTACGTCAGGCCCCTTCGTGCCCAGAACACCGAGGGAAAATGGCGTGTCGTTGTAAACAATATCGATGCCCATTATCAGACTCTCACTCAGACTACACGCATCGAAGAATGTCTCACTTCCGGCGATGCATGTCCTCTAGTGCCTGACTGCTACGAGTCCAAGTGTCTGCAAAAATCCATCTACCACCGTTTCCTTATCTACGACCCCTATGATCAGTATTTCCCCTTTGCCATCGAAACATTCAAGCTTCCTGCCAGTTGTGCTTGTCTCTTGGATGCCTACACCATCGATCATTAA
- the LOC119572921 gene encoding neurotrophin 1-like: MALRYLVSLSVVVAVLADQTSHVSISLGGAPAVSHHSSSHHARTSYHHQPTYHTQPSYHPQPAYHPAPAYHPQPSYEHEHEPAVPECAANTTKSWCLQDDHYPTYEIKHASEYHYEKLLSLYADVADLNTELSVDRPNTLDEETYLCPSETAYVRPLRAQNTEGKWRVIVNNIDAHYQTLTQTTRIEECLTSGDACPLVPDCYESKCLQKSIYHRFLVYDPYDQYFPFAIETFKLLASCACLLGAYTIDH, from the exons ATGGCTTTACGATACTTG GTTTCGTTGTCTGTGGTGGTCGCAGTTCTGGCCGACCAGACCTCACACGTCAGCATTAGTCTCGGCGGTGCTCCTGCTGTTAGTCATCACAGTTCCTCTCACCACGCACGCACTTCATACCACCATCAgcctacataccacacacagccCTCCTATCATCCACAACCTGCCTACCACCCTGCTCCCGCTTATCACCCACAGCCTTCCTATGAGCATGAACACGAGCCTGCTGTGCCAGAATGTGCTGCCAACACAACCAAATCATGGTGCCTCCAAGACGACCATTATCCCACCTACGAGATCAAACACGCATCCGAGTATCACTACGAGAAGCTCCTTTCCCTCTATGCTGACGTAGCCGACCTCAACACCGAGCTGTCTGTGGACCGACCAAACACCCTGGATGAGGAAACTTACTTGTGCCCATCAGAGACCGCTTACGTCAGGCCCCTTCGTGCCCAGAATACCGAGGGTAAATGGCGTGTCATTGTAAACAATATCGATGCCCATTATCAGACTCTCACTCAGACTACACGTATCGAAGAGTGTCTCACTTCCGGCGATGCATGTCCTCTGGTGCCTGACTGCTACGAGTCCAAGTGTCTGCAAAA ATCCATCTACCACCGCTTCCTTGTCTACGACCCCTATGATCAGTATTTCCCCTTCGCCATCGAAACATTCAAACTTcttgccagctgtgcttgtctCTTGGGTGCCTACACCATCGATCATTAA